TGCTAAAGGTGTTACACCATCAGTTAATGATACTATAACATCCGATGAAAATATGGAAAGTCTAAAAACTCGACCAATCGACCCTCCAGTGTTATGCTTAAAAATATCCCAAAATACAAGTCCTTTAACCGGTAAAGATGGGAAGCATATTACGTTATCGTCGATAGGTAATAGACTTAAGAAAGAAGCAGCAATTAATATAGCTATAGAAATAAGTGAATCTGAAAAAAAGGATAGTTATGAGGTTAAAGGAAGAGGGGAATTACAACTAGGTATTCttatagaaaaattaaGAAGAGAAGGTTATGAAATGACCATATCATCACcaaatgttatatatactaaAGATGAGAAAGGAAATTTATTAGAACCTATTGAAGAATATCATATTACTATACCAACATCGATGACCTCAAATGttatagaaaaattaaatacaAGAAAAGCAGAAATTAtagatattataaatgatCATGATGACgataatacatttattaaatgtatatgtCCATCAAGAAATTTTTTTGGTATGAGATCTTATTTAAGAGATATAAGTAAAGGGACTTCTATAATTAATTCagaattaaaagaatataaaaaaaaacaaccATCGTATAAACGAGATCGTAATGGAGTTATTATCTCATCATCAAGTGGAACAACAACAGCTTTCTCATTAGATCCTATTCAACAAAAAGgtaatttatttgtaaatgaaaattatcCAACATATGAAGGTATGATTATTGGTGAGCATTTTTTAAGTAATGATATTGAAATGAATGCTATAAAAGTAAAACCTGTTCAACATTTGAGAAATAAAGGACATGAAGATACAATAAGAAttaatcataaaaatattactatAGAATATGCTCTGTCCTTTATTCaagatgatgaagaaaTCGAGGTAACTCCTAAAAGAATCGTCATGCgtaaaaaaattttaaacACTGAACAGAGAAAAACAGCAAACAGGAAAGCAAAACATGGGTGAGCATATGAGGGAATAAATCGGTACCCAAACACgcacacatatatatatatatatatatatatatatatatatttcatatatatattttttttttttgaataagAAAATTTCAACTACACATTTGTACCCTTGacatgatatatataatttgtatgatttacacatatatatatatatatatatatatatatatatatatatatatgtataacatttttaatgtcatatataataatttgtatataataaataacCACAATTTaatcattttttacaatgctttatttgtattacgtgttgtaaataaatataaacaaaaaaatgttcactttttaatatattataattatatatatatatatataaatatatatgtatattttattttattttatttttttatttattttttttttttttgatgtataattttgttccttgttattttaaaaaccatctatttttcaatatataattatgacATAAGAATCGATGGGTACTTTGTACAACATACCAATTTAttgtaataaaatacaacaaaggtaattttgtatttgaaagaggaaaataaatttgGTTTTTCAATCATATAAATGCAtgtgtaatatatatatatatatatatatatattttttttttgtatggtaatagaaatattaaaggaaatatacataaaaatacacctcattttttttttcttttatatatatatatatatatatatatatatatattcactgagaaagaaaatatttcaataagataatatttggtatatattaaataaaataatatataaaaaaatatttatacatttaaagatattataagaaaaaaaaaatataatatatatatattatatatatatatatatataattattatactTTTTGTTATACTGtgtgaatatattatttaaggAAAAATCCAACTGAATTATTTTTGCAGACCCTAAAAAGATGATGAACAATTTATTCGATTAAGAAGGAATAACAATATGAAGAAGTGaagtattttttttgtcctattttttttcaaagTACAAAGGATATAccataaataaataaataaataaataaataaatatatatatatatatatatatacatatttatatttatatattatgataaatgtgtatctatatatttcctCACCCCACAGTTTGTTTGTAGCCTCATATAATAACACAATATACacaattttaatttttttttaatatgaatattcGAATATTTCATTTCAATTTGATTAAGAAACAATACGCTCATAAATTTGCTTCACCAGATTGTCctaatttaataaatattaaaaaagtaGTTTATGACAAATTAAAGCCGATATgcttttatataaaacaagATTATACAATGGGACATCATGTTCACGATATGCATTTTTATGGTATTTTATGTTCACCTTTGTTCGAAAATAAAAGTTATAAAGATATGAATAGTATGGtagaaaaattaatgaGTGAGATAAATTTAGCTGGAAGGGTTAAGTTACATTGTCAGCCCCCTTCAagatttaataaaatgaaaaagcACATCAGATGGAGATGGAACATGGAAAAgtgaaaataaataaataaataaatatatatatatatatatatatatatttatacttaTTCCCCTGagtttattttatttatttttttttttttttctattttatatacatttaaacCCCAAAAGGattatctttttaatttataaaataaaataaaataaaagacATTTGgcaaaataaaatatactatctttaatttcatcttatttttaaaatgtgttgctatatatttatctcTTCTTAAATTATGTTAATATtgataacaataaaaaaaaaaaaaatgaaatataaaaaaaatatatatgatcacatgtatatatatatatatatatttttgtgaaaacaaaaaaggttgaaaaaaaaaatttttttttttttttctttctttttttaaaataaaatggtGATATATGGCAATATGCCATAATTTATCCCCttcgaaaaaaaaaaaaaactaaataaataaataaatatatatacatatatatatcacatatatatatatatttNNNNNNNNNNNNNNNNNNNNNNNNNNNNNNNNNNNNNNNNNNNNNNNNNNNNNNNNNNNNNNNNNNNNNNNNNNNNNNNNNNNNNNNNNNNNNNNNNNNNttttttatttttttttttttttcacttTTTGGAATGTTTGTTACAACCATATTGATAAAGAAACAAGgacaaaataataaaaatggtTCCAATAATTTTGCTGGCATTTATAGTTTCATTAAGAAAGAGCCTTGCTAAGACAAAAGTAAAACATGGTTGAAAGGACTGGTATAAAGAAACAGTTATAGGTGTTAAATAATTGAGTGCGATAATTTGTATTTTCCAACATAAGATAATGATAGCTATTGTTGAATATAAGATACAAAGAAATTGTCTCATATTTAATTCATATGTTTCTTgaagaatattataattttgattaataaaaatttctCCTAATATTCCAAATGGTAAagttattattaataagaaaaaCATTTGAGAAAATTgtataatatcattattaacatatttaGTAGCtacattaatatatataacttgTAATCCTTTAGTAATAGGTActgttaataataaaaagaaacCTAAATCGAATGTTTTAAGGCTCCATATTTCTGCCGTTATAGCTAATCcaaaaaaagataaaaaaatagaaaaggctgttatataattcatttcttctatttttaaataataagataTTAAAGCTGTAAAAATTGGTATAGTCGGTTGAATTATAGCAACATTATGTGAATCTGTATATTGTAAAGCAACTATTACAATAACTTGTCTTAACGCACCTGTTATGGATAATATTAAGATAGGCATATAAGCTGCCTTTGgtattaatttttcttcattccaaaataatttattaaaaaaattacaacCAGAATTTTcatctatattattttgtatacatttatttttatttacacttatattattattattattattattattaataatatcattacCATTACTGTTGTTATCATTACCATGCGATgtatttttgtttttatattttttcttattctTTGATGACCAaccatattttttacttGTCTTAGTTTCCTCATTTGGATTAGCTAGCTCTAAATCTTTTTCATTACTATTCATCTCAGTATCAATTTCTTTCATATCCTGAtctaataattttttattttgagAACATGGTTTTTTTGaaatgaacatataaatcATCAAAGGTATAGTTAATGCTGTTCTtaatataatgaagatataaatagatccttttatctttataaaatatttcattaatatataatttataccatataaaaacatagaaaataataataacaaatttACACCTATCATCAATAAACTGTTATCCCCCTCATCACTCCCATTACTACAAAGAAACCTATCCAATCTAAAGAActcattatttaatatattactCATAATTTATTACCATGTAATTATTACGAAGATATGATGTTTGCACTGTACGAAAAAATGAGCTGCAAACATGAAATTTACGCAAAagtaaatattattaaggTTGCATAAAgaaatacatacatataaatatataaatatatNNNNNNNNNNNNNNNNNNNNNNNNNNNNNNNNNNNNNNNNNNNNNNNNNNNNNNNNNNNNNNNNNNNNNNNNNNNNNNNNNNNNNNNNNNNNNNNNNNNNttaattttttttactcTTTTAACCATaagcatatatatataaatatatatatatatatatataatagtaCTATTATTTAAGCCTAAACCTTGTATTACacaaaaaaatgtaattttaagcatacatattatatatatatatatatattatagtGTGTATTGTTATTGTAAAATACTTTttaagtaataataataatacatacctctcccttttttttttttttttttttttttttttttttttttttttgtcgcatatataaatttaaatattaatttatcaaattttttttataattctcAACATTTACATTTTGAATAATTTAGGTCCTAAGGGTGATTATTTGTTAAGTTTCTTTTTCATGATagttaatttttttttttttaagaatacagaatataatataatataatatatatatatatatatatataaataattatattttacatatatcacacaaaaataataatattacaaataaaataacatatatatattacattattttttcatttcttttttgcTTGTCaccttttatttttgaaaCCAAATATAAACACGAATTAGATGAATTTATTGTTTTGttcttttaattattattgttataatatatatatatatatatatatatatatatatatatatattatatatacataattatgTACACTTTTTTCCATGTGATAACCTTCTGTTAGtcttaatttttaaatattataactTATAAATTAAAGTTGAATtctatttattatatatatatatatatatttatttatttatttcttactttttttattttatatatgtgtatatgttttatttttttattttattgtatGTCAGAGTATACGATAAAAGATTATTCTTTCACATTTTAAacctttattattttatgcTAATAAtgtgtatttatttttaatattgaAGAATCAAATGTAAAtcaaatgaaaagaaaagaaaacaaaacaaaacaaaagaaagaagaagaagaaaagaagacaaaaaaatatatctagtaatatataata
The window above is part of the Plasmodium reichenowi strain SY57 chromosome 7, whole genome shotgun sequence genome. Proteins encoded here:
- a CDS encoding hypothetical protein (conserved Plasmodium protein, unknown function) yields the protein MNIRIFHFNLIKKQYAHKFASPDCPNLINIKKVVYDKLKPICFYIKQDYTMGHHVHDMHFYGILCSPLFENKSYKDMNSMVEKLMSEINLAGRVKLHCQPPSRFNKMKKHIRWRWNMEK
- a CDS encoding drug/metabolite exporter, drug/metabolite transporter, producing the protein MSNILNNEFFRLDRFLCSNGSDEGDNSLLMIGVNLLLLFSMFLYGINYILMKYFIKIKGSIYIFIILRTALTIPLMIYMFISKKPCSQNKKLLDQDMKEIDTEMNSNEKDLELANPNEETKTSKKYGWSSKNKKKYKNKNTSHGNDNNSNGNDIINNNNNNNNISVNKNKCIQNNIDENSGCNFFNKLFWNEEKLIPKAAYMPILILSITGALRQVIVIVALQYTDSHNVAIIQPTIPIFTALISYYLKIEEMNYITAFSIFLSFFGLAITAEIWSLKTFDLGFFLLLTVPITKGLQVIYINVATKYVNNDIIQFSQMFFLLIITLPFGILGEIFINQNYNILQETYELNMRQFLCILYSTIAIIILCWKIQIIALNYLTPITVSLYQSFQPCFTFVLARLFLNETINASKIIGTIFIILSLFLYQYGCNKHSKK